From a region of the Streptomyces tirandamycinicus genome:
- a CDS encoding LysR family transcriptional regulator, translating to MFDSRYIRTFHEVVRAGSYSAAARSLGYTQPAVSQQMKALERDVGTPLFTRVGRGIRLTEAGEALTRHAGAILDSLAAAQQQIDAIARLRAGRVHVSAFPSACATLIPEMMASLAAEHPGIRIELTESEPPESLRLVARGDCDIALSFSYPGHPAAVPDELADVPLLEDPLTVLLPTGHPLARRRAVRLADLAGERWIAGCLRCRANFLHACAEEGFAPDIACTTDDNLVMQSLVASGVGIAMVPQLVLSFLCHGKVTGRIVEPHTRRRVGAYVLREQLRVPAVALVLDRLVAAAQRRVGC from the coding sequence GTGTTCGATTCCCGGTACATCAGGACTTTCCATGAGGTGGTCAGAGCCGGCTCGTACTCGGCAGCCGCCCGTTCGCTCGGCTACACCCAGCCCGCCGTCAGCCAGCAGATGAAGGCACTGGAGCGGGACGTCGGCACTCCCCTGTTCACCCGGGTCGGCCGCGGCATCAGGCTCACCGAGGCCGGGGAGGCGCTGACCCGGCACGCGGGGGCGATACTCGACAGCCTGGCGGCGGCACAGCAGCAGATCGACGCCATCGCCCGGCTGCGCGCCGGAAGGGTGCACGTGAGCGCCTTCCCCAGCGCCTGCGCCACCCTCATCCCGGAGATGATGGCCTCCCTCGCGGCCGAACACCCGGGCATCCGCATCGAGTTGACCGAGAGCGAACCACCCGAGTCCCTGCGGCTGGTGGCCCGGGGCGACTGCGACATCGCCCTGTCCTTCAGCTACCCGGGCCACCCCGCCGCGGTGCCGGACGAACTGGCCGACGTGCCGCTGCTGGAGGACCCCCTGACGGTGCTGCTGCCCACCGGGCACCCGCTGGCCAGACGGCGGGCCGTGCGGCTGGCGGATCTCGCCGGCGAGCGGTGGATCGCGGGATGCCTGCGCTGCCGCGCCAACTTCCTGCACGCCTGCGCCGAGGAGGGGTTCGCGCCGGACATCGCCTGCACCACGGACGACAACCTCGTGATGCAGAGCCTCGTGGCGTCGGGGGTGGGCATCGCCATGGTGCCGCAGCTGGTGCTGTCGTTCCTGTGCCACGGCAAGGTGACGGGGCGGATCGTGGAGCCGCACACCCGCCGCCGGGTCGGCGCGTACGTACTCCGGGAGCAGCTCCGCGTCCCCGCCGTCGCGCTGGTGCTGGACCGTCTCGTCGCGGCGGCCCAGCGCCGCGTCGGCTGCTGA
- a CDS encoding aldo/keto reductase — MSKVPSITLNNGVAMPQLGFGVWQVPDDEAAKAVGTALEAGYRSIDTAAVYENEKGTGQAVAASGIPREELFVTTKLWNSDQGYDSTLRAFDASLTRLGLDYVDLYLIHWPLPARNAYVDTYKAFETILAQGRARAIGVSNFLPEHLERLLGETSAVPAVNQIELHPQLQQTESRAFHAKHGIATEAWSPLGSGRGLLEVPTIVAVAQKHGKTPAQVVLRWQVQLGNVVIPKSVTPSRIRENIDVFGFELDDDDLAAFAALDEGRRLGPDPATFDMGA; from the coding sequence GTGAGCAAGGTCCCCTCCATCACCCTCAACAACGGCGTCGCCATGCCGCAGCTCGGCTTCGGCGTGTGGCAGGTGCCGGACGACGAGGCGGCGAAGGCCGTCGGCACCGCCCTGGAGGCCGGCTACCGCAGCATCGACACGGCAGCCGTGTACGAGAACGAGAAGGGAACCGGGCAGGCCGTCGCGGCCTCCGGCATCCCCCGCGAGGAGCTGTTCGTCACCACCAAGCTGTGGAACAGCGACCAGGGCTACGACTCGACGCTCCGCGCCTTCGACGCCTCCCTCACCCGGCTCGGCCTCGACTACGTGGACCTCTACCTGATCCACTGGCCGTTGCCGGCCCGGAACGCGTACGTGGACACGTACAAGGCGTTCGAGACCATCCTCGCCCAAGGCCGCGCCCGGGCCATCGGCGTCTCCAACTTCCTTCCCGAGCATCTGGAGCGGCTGCTCGGCGAGACCTCGGCCGTCCCGGCGGTGAACCAGATCGAGCTGCATCCGCAGTTGCAGCAGACGGAGTCGCGGGCCTTCCACGCCAAGCACGGCATCGCCACCGAGGCGTGGTCGCCGCTGGGCTCGGGCCGCGGGCTGCTGGAGGTCCCGACGATCGTCGCCGTCGCGCAGAAGCACGGGAAGACCCCGGCGCAGGTCGTGCTCCGCTGGCAGGTGCAGTTGGGCAACGTCGTGATCCCCAAGTCCGTGACGCCGTCGCGGATCCGGGAGAACATCGACGTCTTCGGCTTCGAACTGGACGACGACGACCTGGCGGCGTTCGCTGCCCTGGACGAGGGCCGGCGCCTCGGCCCGGACCCGGCGACCTTCGACATGGGCGCCTGA
- a CDS encoding AMP-dependent synthetase/ligase, whose translation MATAPPVGGLADAVFDHAESDPGRVALGRRNDDGEWRDVTSAEFRDEVLALAKGLLARGVRFGDRVAIMCRTRYEWTLVDFALWTVGAQSVPVYPTSSAEQVLWMLHDAEVSACVVEHEDHAMTVGSVIDRLPHLKRLWQLDQGAVDELVAAGAHIDDDVVHRHRRAVTPESVATVLYTSGTTGRPKGCVLTHANFMYEAGTLVGRWEPVFHSKPGDEAATLLFLPLAHVFGRMVEVAAILGRVKLGHQPVLQATALISDLASFRPTFILAVPYIFEKVFGTARRKAEAAGKAALFDRAVDVAVRYAEAVEHRAFGLGPGPSAGLRLQHQFFEKAVYVKVREAMGGRVRHAMSGGSAMDRGLGLFFAGAGITIFEGFGLTESTGAVTANPPERTRYGTVGQPIPGTTVHIAEDGEVWLHGPQVFSGYLNDPKATDAVLRDGWLATGDLGALDEDGYLTITGRKKEILVTSGGKSVSPIGLEERVRAHPLVAQCLVVGNDRPYIAALVTVDQEAVEHWLAMRNRQPMRPADLVRDPDLEREIRRAVVAANTLVSQAESIRTFRILAHPFSEEHGLLTPSLKLKRKAIETAYANEVDALYR comes from the coding sequence TTGGCGACGGCACCCCCTGTCGGCGGGCTGGCGGATGCCGTGTTCGACCACGCCGAGTCCGACCCCGGCCGGGTCGCCCTCGGCCGGAGGAACGACGACGGCGAATGGCGCGATGTGACGTCCGCCGAGTTCCGTGACGAGGTGCTCGCGCTCGCCAAGGGACTGCTCGCGCGCGGTGTGCGCTTCGGCGACCGCGTCGCGATCATGTGCCGTACCCGGTACGAGTGGACGCTCGTCGACTTCGCGCTGTGGACGGTGGGCGCCCAGTCCGTACCCGTCTACCCCACCTCATCCGCGGAGCAGGTCCTGTGGATGCTGCACGACGCCGAGGTCTCGGCCTGCGTGGTCGAGCACGAGGACCACGCCATGACGGTCGGCTCGGTCATCGACCGGCTGCCGCACCTCAAGCGGCTGTGGCAGCTCGACCAGGGGGCGGTCGACGAACTCGTCGCCGCGGGCGCGCACATCGACGACGACGTGGTGCACCGGCACCGCAGGGCCGTGACCCCGGAGTCCGTCGCCACGGTGCTCTACACCTCGGGCACCACCGGCCGGCCCAAAGGGTGCGTGCTCACGCACGCCAACTTCATGTACGAGGCCGGGACACTCGTCGGCCGCTGGGAGCCGGTGTTCCATTCCAAGCCGGGAGACGAGGCGGCGACGCTGCTCTTCCTGCCGCTCGCGCACGTCTTCGGCCGGATGGTGGAGGTCGCCGCGATCCTCGGGCGGGTCAAACTGGGCCATCAGCCGGTACTCCAGGCCACCGCCCTGATCTCCGACCTCGCCTCGTTCCGGCCGACGTTCATCCTGGCCGTCCCGTACATCTTCGAGAAGGTCTTCGGCACCGCCCGCCGCAAGGCGGAGGCCGCGGGCAAGGCGGCGTTGTTCGACAGGGCCGTCGACGTGGCGGTGCGGTACGCGGAGGCCGTGGAGCACCGGGCCTTCGGGCTCGGGCCCGGCCCCTCGGCGGGCCTGCGCCTGCAGCACCAGTTCTTCGAGAAGGCCGTCTACGTCAAGGTCCGCGAGGCCATGGGCGGCCGGGTACGGCACGCGATGTCCGGCGGTTCCGCCATGGACCGCGGACTCGGGCTGTTCTTCGCGGGCGCCGGCATCACGATCTTCGAGGGCTTCGGGCTGACGGAGTCCACCGGCGCGGTCACCGCCAACCCCCCGGAGCGCACCAGGTACGGCACGGTCGGGCAGCCGATCCCCGGCACGACGGTGCACATCGCCGAGGACGGCGAGGTCTGGCTGCACGGTCCGCAGGTGTTCTCCGGCTACCTCAACGACCCCAAGGCCACGGACGCCGTCCTCAGGGACGGCTGGCTGGCCACCGGGGACCTGGGGGCGCTGGACGAGGACGGCTATTTGACGATCACCGGGCGGAAGAAGGAGATCCTGGTGACCTCGGGCGGCAAGAGCGTGTCCCCGATCGGTCTGGAGGAGCGGGTACGGGCGCACCCGCTGGTGGCCCAGTGCCTTGTCGTCGGCAACGACCGCCCCTACATCGCGGCGCTGGTCACCGTGGACCAGGAGGCCGTCGAGCACTGGCTCGCGATGCGGAACCGGCAGCCGATGAGACCGGCCGACCTGGTGCGCGACCCCGACCTGGAGAGGGAGATCCGGCGGGCGGTGGTGGCCGCCAACACCCTGGTGTCCCAGGCCGAGTCCATCCGCACCTTCCGGATACTGGCGCATCCGTTCAGCGAGGAGCACGGGTTGCTGACGCCGTCGCTGAAGCTGAAGCGCAAGGCGATCGAGACGGCGTACGCGAACGAGGTGGACGCGCTGTACCGCTGA
- the fdhD gene encoding formate dehydrogenase accessory sulfurtransferase FdhD, translating into MGRATERRRTIRIRNGAVTARPDTLVAEEPLEIRLNGRPLAITMRTPGDDFALAAGFLVSEGVIGSASELRSIVYCSGARDDGTNTYNVVDVRLAPGVPVPDITLERNVYTTSSCGLCGKASLDAVRTRTRFPVAGTPPVRIEPGLLTGLPDRLRAAQRVFDRTGGLHAAALFSEEGELLDVREDVGRHNAVDKLIGRAVREDRLPLSRAILLVSGRASFELVQKAVMAGIPVLAAVSAPSSLAVDLAAETGLTLVGFLRGPDMNVYAGEERIALHSGV; encoded by the coding sequence ATGGGACGGGCCACCGAGCGCCGCCGCACCATCCGGATCAGGAACGGAGCGGTCACCGCCCGGCCGGACACCCTCGTCGCCGAGGAACCTCTGGAGATCCGGCTGAACGGCCGCCCGCTGGCGATCACCATGCGGACGCCGGGCGACGACTTCGCGCTCGCGGCAGGTTTCCTGGTCAGCGAGGGTGTCATCGGCTCCGCGTCGGAGCTGCGGTCGATCGTGTACTGCTCCGGCGCCCGGGACGACGGCACCAACACCTACAACGTGGTCGACGTGCGGCTCGCGCCCGGTGTCCCCGTCCCCGACATCACGCTCGAACGCAACGTCTACACCACGTCGTCGTGCGGACTGTGCGGCAAGGCCAGCCTCGACGCGGTGCGCACCCGCACCCGCTTCCCCGTCGCCGGCACTCCCCCGGTCCGGATCGAACCCGGACTGCTCACCGGCCTCCCCGACCGGCTGCGTGCCGCACAGCGGGTCTTCGACCGCACCGGGGGCCTGCACGCCGCGGCGCTGTTCTCGGAGGAGGGGGAGCTGCTCGACGTACGCGAGGACGTCGGCCGGCACAACGCCGTGGACAAGCTGATCGGCCGCGCGGTGCGGGAGGACCGGCTGCCGCTGTCGCGGGCGATCCTGCTGGTGTCGGGGCGGGCGTCGTTCGAGCTGGTGCAGAAGGCGGTGATGGCGGGGATCCCGGTGCTCGCCGCGGTCTCCGCACCGTCCTCGCTGGCCGTCGACCTGGCGGCCGAGACCGGGCTGACCCTGGTCGGCTTCCTGCGCGGCCCGGACATGAACGTGTACGCGGGCGAGGAACGGATCGCCCTTCACTCCGGGGTGTGA
- a CDS encoding beta-ketoacyl-ACP synthase III, giving the protein MTGTRIAALGYHRPARVLTNDDLARIVDTSDEWITSRVGIRTRHIAGPDEPVDELAAHAAGKALAAAGLTPGDIDLVLVATSTATDRSPNTAARVAARLGMASPAVMDLNVVCAGFTHALATADHAIRAGSAVRALVIGADKMSAVTDWTDRTTCVLVGDGAGAAVVEVCDERDAGIGPVLWGSVPEMGHAVRIEGTPPRFAQEGQSVYRWATTRLPAIARGVCERASVAPEELAAVVLHQANLRIIEPVAERIGAVNAVVARDVVESGNTSAASIPMALSRLVERGDVPSGAPALLFGFGGNLSYAGQVVRCP; this is encoded by the coding sequence ATGACCGGCACTCGTATCGCCGCGCTCGGTTACCACCGGCCCGCCCGGGTACTCACCAATGACGACCTGGCGCGGATCGTCGACACCAGCGACGAGTGGATCACCAGCAGGGTCGGGATCCGGACGCGTCACATCGCGGGCCCCGACGAACCGGTGGACGAGCTGGCCGCCCATGCCGCCGGCAAGGCCCTGGCCGCCGCCGGACTCACCCCCGGCGACATCGATCTCGTCCTCGTCGCCACCTCGACCGCGACCGACCGCTCCCCGAACACCGCGGCCCGGGTGGCCGCCCGGCTCGGGATGGCCTCCCCGGCGGTGATGGACCTCAACGTCGTCTGCGCGGGCTTCACCCACGCTCTCGCCACCGCCGACCACGCGATCCGGGCCGGCTCCGCCGTCCGCGCCCTCGTCATCGGCGCCGACAAGATGTCCGCCGTCACCGACTGGACCGACCGCACCACCTGCGTCCTGGTCGGCGACGGGGCCGGCGCCGCGGTGGTCGAGGTGTGCGACGAGCGCGACGCGGGCATCGGCCCGGTGCTGTGGGGGTCGGTGCCGGAGATGGGGCACGCGGTGAGGATCGAGGGCACACCGCCCCGGTTCGCGCAGGAGGGCCAGTCCGTCTACCGCTGGGCCACCACCCGGCTCCCGGCCATCGCGCGCGGGGTCTGCGAACGCGCGTCGGTCGCGCCCGAGGAGCTCGCCGCGGTCGTACTGCACCAGGCGAACCTGCGGATCATCGAGCCCGTGGCGGAGCGAATCGGCGCGGTCAACGCCGTCGTGGCCCGTGACGTGGTGGAATCCGGCAACACCTCGGCAGCCTCGATCCCGATGGCCCTGTCCCGGCTGGTGGAGCGCGGCGACGTGCCGTCCGGTGCGCCCGCGCTGCTCTTCGGGTTCGGCGGAAACCTGTCGTATGCCGGACAGGTCGTGCGCTGCCCCTGA
- a CDS encoding SpoIIE family protein phosphatase: MRATAALSHPVYVTWYGAARPGARTERGSQRETSGGAVHPLDELGLVLAEAAVHSIGAVGGHAGGVYLRSGTSGLLRLAVAVGLPAELMRPWWRMHVNRPFPVAECYRRSQAIHLADGEEAMQRFPQLMAGLPFSLSSLYAPVTNGDERFGVLAALRPAVPGRPVAEADQRRFTDAGSRLAAALGELHHDGTPIRWDGEPFAVQVPDSNARPVRIGTFDWDLGSGALTADEELCAILGVDPAGFPGTIEALTARVTPEDAYQLYAVAREAGQTGRAVVRRIRIRRDGDPPSLVELTGRPVRSSTGIGTRRVSGSVIDLGAGVVPHEAGDRLPDGLFSLDLSCRITYVNRSAAELIGTPRDLLVGRVLWEAVPWLDRAGYWDQYRAALLARTPVQFRADREKEDWVTVSLFPGRDGVTGRVAASEHPDHAPGPISFPGAAPGTFTSSADRSSALYRPVALAIALTEAVTARQVSEVVTEELLPAFGGRQLAIYVLHERHLYLAWETGFPAGFLAPFEGVGLDARIPGVETLTTGRPIFFESMDMLAAAYPGLAIDASVGARAFLPLIASGRPVGSCILGFDHPRGFAPEERTVLTALAGLIAQALERAQRYDSEFALARGLQDALLPHRLPVVGDVETVGRYLPGTQGMDVGGDWYDVIETDRGLALVIGDVQGHGVPAAAIMGQLRSAVRAFALADLEPDEVMSGTNRLLIDLDPAQFATCCYVLLDPDTGTAQAVRAGHPQPLLRRPDGTTEVLDLPGGLMLGVAAQERYPVSQLALEPGAVLALFTDGLIEEAGADIDAGVERLRATLGGVDGITIAETADRLIREARQATDRPDDIALLLTARWPGRETDRTLAGPGRS; this comes from the coding sequence GTGCGGGCCACCGCGGCCCTGTCGCATCCTGTCTATGTGACCTGGTACGGCGCGGCCAGGCCCGGCGCGCGCACCGAGCGCGGGTCGCAGCGCGAGACGAGCGGTGGCGCGGTCCACCCCCTGGACGAGCTCGGACTGGTGCTCGCCGAGGCCGCGGTTCACTCGATCGGCGCGGTAGGGGGCCACGCCGGCGGGGTGTATCTGCGGTCGGGTACATCGGGCCTGCTGCGCCTCGCCGTGGCCGTCGGGCTCCCCGCCGAGCTGATGCGCCCCTGGTGGCGCATGCACGTCAACAGGCCCTTCCCGGTGGCCGAGTGCTACCGCCGCTCCCAGGCCATCCACCTCGCCGACGGTGAGGAGGCCATGCAGCGCTTTCCGCAGCTCATGGCGGGTCTGCCGTTCTCCCTGAGCTCCCTGTACGCACCGGTCACCAACGGTGACGAACGCTTTGGCGTCCTCGCGGCCCTCCGCCCCGCCGTCCCCGGACGCCCGGTCGCCGAGGCCGACCAGCGGCGCTTCACCGACGCGGGCAGCCGGCTCGCCGCCGCCCTCGGCGAACTCCACCACGACGGCACCCCCATCCGCTGGGACGGCGAGCCCTTCGCCGTCCAGGTCCCCGACTCGAACGCCCGACCGGTCCGCATCGGCACGTTCGACTGGGACCTCGGCAGCGGAGCGCTGACCGCCGACGAGGAACTCTGCGCCATCCTCGGCGTCGACCCCGCCGGTTTCCCCGGCACCATCGAAGCGCTCACCGCCCGGGTCACGCCCGAGGACGCGTACCAGCTGTACGCCGTGGCCAGGGAGGCGGGCCAGACGGGCCGGGCGGTGGTGCGCCGGATCCGCATTCGCCGGGACGGCGACCCGCCGTCCCTGGTGGAACTGACCGGCCGCCCGGTCCGCTCGTCCACCGGCATCGGGACGCGCCGCGTCTCCGGGTCCGTCATCGACCTCGGCGCCGGAGTGGTCCCCCACGAGGCCGGCGACCGGCTCCCCGACGGGCTCTTCTCCCTCGATCTCTCCTGCCGCATCACCTACGTCAACCGCAGCGCGGCGGAACTGATCGGGACGCCCCGCGACCTGCTCGTCGGCCGGGTGCTCTGGGAGGCCGTGCCCTGGCTCGACCGGGCCGGCTACTGGGACCAGTACCGTGCGGCGCTGCTCGCGCGCACCCCCGTCCAGTTCCGGGCCGACCGCGAGAAGGAGGACTGGGTCACGGTGTCCCTCTTCCCGGGCCGGGACGGGGTCACGGGGAGGGTCGCCGCGTCCGAACACCCCGACCACGCGCCGGGCCCGATCAGCTTCCCCGGCGCCGCACCGGGCACCTTCACCTCCTCCGCCGACCGGTCCAGCGCCCTGTACCGGCCGGTCGCCCTCGCCATCGCCCTCACCGAGGCCGTCACCGCGCGCCAGGTCTCGGAGGTCGTCACCGAGGAGCTGCTGCCCGCGTTCGGCGGCAGGCAACTGGCCATCTACGTCCTCCACGAACGCCATCTCTATCTCGCCTGGGAGACCGGCTTCCCGGCGGGATTCCTCGCGCCCTTCGAGGGGGTCGGGCTCGACGCCCGCATCCCCGGCGTGGAGACCCTCACCACCGGCCGCCCCATCTTCTTCGAGTCGATGGACATGCTCGCGGCGGCCTACCCCGGGCTCGCGATCGACGCATCCGTCGGCGCCCGCGCCTTCCTGCCGCTGATCGCCTCCGGCCGGCCCGTGGGCTCCTGCATCCTCGGCTTCGACCACCCGCGGGGATTCGCGCCCGAGGAGCGCACCGTCCTCACCGCCCTCGCCGGGCTCATCGCCCAGGCCCTCGAACGCGCCCAGCGCTACGACAGCGAGTTCGCGCTCGCCCGCGGCCTGCAGGACGCCCTGCTGCCGCACCGGCTGCCCGTCGTCGGGGACGTGGAGACCGTCGGCCGCTACCTCCCCGGCACCCAGGGCATGGACGTCGGCGGCGACTGGTACGACGTCATCGAGACGGACCGCGGCCTCGCCCTCGTCATCGGCGACGTCCAGGGGCACGGGGTGCCCGCCGCCGCCATCATGGGCCAGCTGCGCAGCGCGGTACGGGCGTTCGCCCTCGCCGACCTGGAGCCCGACGAGGTGATGAGCGGCACCAACCGGCTCCTCATCGACCTGGACCCGGCACAGTTCGCCACCTGCTGCTACGTACTCCTCGACCCGGACACCGGCACCGCCCAGGCCGTACGCGCCGGGCATCCCCAGCCGCTGCTGCGCAGGCCCGACGGAACGACCGAGGTGCTCGACCTGCCCGGCGGGCTGATGCTCGGAGTCGCCGCGCAGGAGCGCTACCCGGTCTCCCAACTCGCCCTCGAACCCGGCGCGGTGCTGGCCCTCTTCACCGATGGGCTGATCGAGGAGGCCGGCGCCGACATCGACGCCGGCGTCGAGCGGCTGCGTGCCACCCTCGGCGGGGTCGACGGCATCACGATCGCCGAGACCGCCGACCGGCTGATCCGCGAGGCCCGCCAGGCCACGGACCGGCCGGACGACATCGCGCTGCTGCTCACCGCCCGCTGGCCGGGGCGGGAGACCGATCGCACGCTGGCGGGGCCGGGCCGGTCGTGA
- a CDS encoding antibiotic biosynthesis monooxygenase: MFARLSRYEGSPVPPEGDLSAHAETIVQQVRGLPGFLGVYWLVDRATGKAVSLTLWEDEETMRASEEKADRIRVDTARREGQRIVSVDRYEVGFGHVET, translated from the coding sequence ATGTTCGCGAGACTGAGCAGGTACGAGGGGTCGCCGGTGCCGCCCGAGGGTGATCTCTCCGCCCACGCGGAGACGATCGTCCAGCAGGTCCGGGGACTTCCCGGCTTCCTCGGCGTGTACTGGCTTGTCGACCGGGCCACGGGGAAGGCCGTCTCGCTGACCCTCTGGGAGGACGAGGAGACCATGAGGGCGAGCGAGGAGAAGGCCGACCGGATCCGCGTGGACACGGCCCGCAGGGAGGGCCAGCGGATCGTCTCCGTCGATCGCTACGAAGTCGGCTTCGGCCACGTGGAGACCTGA
- a CDS encoding DUF2254 domain-containing protein: MSRELGYRRPRALSPLREHLRDTFWFAPTVALVLVCLLWFAADSVDVAIVETLRQNGDVQGIRDLMGVAEDTRTIITTVSAAMMTFIGVVFSISLVAVQMAAGNLTPRIVRIFIRSRISKLTFSVFLATFLLSLLVLTSYDSEADPRDVVTVPLVQSALTVVMVGVSLVLFIAYVTQTLQLMKIGPVVERINKESLEGVARIPVQGPDGEPLAPETARMSHQGDAGVLRDVHIARLVRVARRNGVVLRLIPRIGDHVVPGTPVLAVHGARVPARSALRHSVSIGIERTFHQDLGFGLRQLSDIALRALSPAVNDPTTAVQCLDRIVEFLAAVAARPLGAVHHRDRKGAVRLVQDVPGWTDLVDLGFTEIRRSAPASPQVSRRMLAGIDDLLRLVPDERRTPLERHRELLVQAVERTLPEAAERAFALRPDRQGIG, from the coding sequence GTGAGCCGTGAACTTGGTTATCGCAGGCCGCGTGCGCTGTCGCCGCTGCGGGAGCATCTGCGCGACACCTTCTGGTTCGCGCCCACCGTGGCCCTGGTGCTCGTCTGCCTGCTCTGGTTCGCCGCCGACAGCGTCGACGTCGCGATCGTGGAGACCCTGCGGCAGAACGGGGACGTCCAGGGCATCCGCGACCTCATGGGCGTCGCCGAGGACACCCGCACCATCATCACCACCGTCAGCGCGGCGATGATGACCTTCATCGGTGTCGTCTTCAGCATCTCGCTGGTCGCCGTCCAGATGGCCGCGGGGAACCTCACACCCCGTATCGTGCGGATCTTCATCCGGAGCAGGATCAGCAAGCTCACCTTCTCGGTCTTCCTGGCGACGTTCCTGCTGTCGCTGCTGGTCCTCACCTCGTACGACAGTGAGGCGGACCCGCGTGACGTGGTGACCGTACCGCTCGTGCAGAGCGCGCTGACCGTCGTCATGGTCGGGGTCAGCCTGGTGCTGTTCATCGCGTACGTCACGCAGACCCTGCAGCTGATGAAGATCGGGCCGGTCGTCGAGCGGATCAACAAGGAGTCGCTCGAGGGTGTGGCGAGGATTCCGGTCCAGGGGCCCGACGGGGAACCACTCGCCCCCGAGACCGCGCGCATGAGCCACCAGGGCGACGCCGGAGTCCTCCGGGACGTGCACATCGCACGGCTGGTGCGCGTCGCGCGGCGGAACGGGGTGGTGCTGCGACTCATCCCCCGGATCGGGGATCACGTGGTGCCCGGCACCCCCGTGCTCGCGGTGCACGGGGCGCGCGTGCCCGCACGGTCGGCGCTGCGGCACAGCGTGTCGATCGGGATCGAGCGCACCTTCCACCAGGACCTCGGGTTCGGGCTGCGGCAACTGTCCGACATCGCGCTGCGTGCGCTCTCGCCCGCCGTCAACGACCCGACCACCGCGGTGCAGTGCCTGGACCGGATCGTGGAGTTCCTGGCCGCGGTCGCCGCACGTCCCCTGGGTGCGGTGCACCACCGGGACCGCAAGGGAGCGGTGCGGCTGGTGCAGGACGTTCCCGGATGGACCGACCTGGTCGATCTCGGTTTCACCGAGATCCGCAGGTCCGCTCCGGCGAGTCCGCAGGTGTCCCGGCGCATGCTGGCCGGCATCGACGACCTGCTGCGCCTTGTGCCGGACGAACGGCGCACACCACTGGAACGGCACCGGGAGCTCCTGGTGCAGGCCGTGGAACGGACACTGCCCGAGGCGGCCGAGCGCGCGTTCGCGCTGCGGCCCGACCGCCAGGGCATCGGCTGA
- a CDS encoding ATP-binding protein: protein MCFSSTPRGARLARRLCGTRLDAWGVPYGSDAHDTVTAVAAELCANAVRHGHVPGRDFHVLLTADPATGTVRIEVSDTLTERQPRLPAATAPDGEGGRGLLLTEALADRWGWSPRAGGGPGKTVWAECTAPCPD, encoded by the coding sequence ATGTGCTTCAGCTCGACCCCGCGCGGTGCCCGCCTCGCCCGGCGGCTGTGCGGAACCCGGCTCGACGCCTGGGGCGTCCCGTACGGCAGCGACGCGCACGACACCGTCACCGCCGTCGCGGCGGAGCTGTGCGCGAACGCCGTACGGCACGGGCACGTCCCCGGCCGGGATTTCCACGTCCTGCTCACCGCGGACCCCGCCACCGGCACCGTGCGGATCGAGGTCAGCGACACCCTCACGGAACGCCAACCCCGCCTCCCCGCGGCCACAGCACCGGACGGCGAGGGCGGACGCGGGCTGCTCCTCACCGAGGCACTGGCCGACCGCTGGGGGTGGTCGCCCCGCGCCGGGGGCGGGCCCGGCAAGACCGTGTGGGCGGAGTGCACCGCCCCCTGCCCGGACTGA
- a CDS encoding helix-turn-helix domain-containing protein translates to MARDEEAGRSRQRPEDEPGAGVVTAFGRQLKLLRTRAGLERTEFGRRLGYSAETVASIEQGRRIPQARFIERADEVLGAGGLLTALKEEVGRAQYPAYFRDAARLEARATALNLYAVFAVPGLLQTEDYARAVFQMQRPLLPDEIIEQRLDARLARQQVFSRKPAPLMSFVIEEAVLRRPLGGRKVMRESLERILLTAQLRHVEVQVMPIDREDNAALGGPFTLIDTDKGQRVAYAEVQDDSRLYTDATKLRELEARYGILRSQALTPSESSAFIERLLGEP, encoded by the coding sequence GTGGCGAGGGACGAGGAAGCGGGGCGGTCGCGGCAGCGGCCGGAGGACGAGCCGGGGGCGGGTGTGGTGACGGCGTTCGGACGGCAGTTGAAGCTGTTGCGGACGCGGGCGGGGCTGGAGCGAACCGAGTTCGGCAGGCGGCTCGGCTACTCGGCGGAGACGGTGGCGTCCATCGAGCAGGGGAGGCGGATTCCACAGGCCCGCTTCATCGAGAGGGCGGATGAGGTGCTGGGGGCCGGGGGGTTGCTGACGGCGTTGAAGGAAGAGGTGGGGAGGGCTCAGTACCCCGCCTACTTCCGGGACGCGGCTCGCTTGGAGGCAAGAGCTACGGCGCTGAACCTGTACGCGGTCTTCGCGGTGCCGGGCCTGTTGCAGACGGAGGACTACGCGCGGGCTGTCTTCCAGATGCAGCGCCCCTTGCTGCCCGACGAGATCATCGAGCAGCGCCTCGACGCTCGCCTGGCTCGACAGCAAGTGTTCAGTCGGAAGCCCGCGCCGTTGATGAGTTTCGTGATCGAAGAGGCAGTGCTGCGGCGACCGTTGGGCGGTCGGAAGGTGATGCGGGAATCGCTGGAACGGATCCTGCTGACAGCACAGTTGAGGCACGTCGAGGTGCAGGTCATGCCCATCGATCGGGAGGACAACGCTGCGTTGGGCGGCCCGTTCACGCTCATCGACACGGACAAGGGCCAGCGCGTCGCGTACGCGGAAGTGCAGGACGACAGTCGGTTGTACACCGACGCGACCAAGCTGCGTGAGTTGGAGGCCAGGTATGGCATCCTCCGGTCACAGGCCTTGACGCCGAGCGAGTCATCCGCCTTCATCGAGAGACTGTTGGGAGAGCCATGA